A stretch of Aerococcus christensenii DNA encodes these proteins:
- a CDS encoding sigma factor-like helix-turn-helix DNA-binding protein, translating to MTVDTNLLIKISELYYLNGLTQSQISKELHIHRSTISRLLSMAREKKIVEIKINYKNDSNKDLKI from the coding sequence ATGACCGTCGATACAAATTTGTTAATAAAAATTTCTGAACTGTACTACTTGAACGGATTGACACAGTCCCAAATTTCTAAAGAGCTTCATATTCACCGTTCAACAATAAGTAGATTATTAAGTATGGCAAGAGAAAAAAAAATTGTAGAAATCAAAATAAATTACAAAAACGACTCAAATAAGGACTTAAAAATTTAA
- a CDS encoding PTS ascorbate transporter subunit IIC, protein MDQIATWLFWLWTFFAKNILTQPAFMIGTIVLIGYILLKRPWYDCLAGFLKATCGYLILAVGSGGLVKNFRPILVGLKDRFNLSAMVIDPYFGQNAVTEGVEPTFGRIFGDVMLLLLIAFIVNIIVVRFNRITKLRALFTTGNVQVQQASTAFWLMLFCYPMMGRWQVLVIMSIILGLYWAVGSNLTIGICQDLTDGGGFAVAHQQMFGLTFFAKLAEKFKPKDGKEVKRMEDVQLPGWLSIFNENMVSTSILMLLFFGIILAVLGKPYLVQLKALKPDKNFFFYIVETCLNFAVYLTILQLGVRTFVGELTESFQGISNTILPGAVPGIDIAATFAFGSPNASTIGFLSGAIGQFLVITLLILLKSPTIVIAGFIPVFFDNAAIGVFANNRGGYKAALVLPFFSGIIQVAGSAVFATWIGLSRFGGYLGMLDWATVWPGFTIIMKLLGFAGIAVVIAILLAIPQLQYRRNPEGYFMQVEDYEQYKEKFQKN, encoded by the coding sequence ATGGATCAAATTGCAACTTGGCTATTTTGGCTGTGGACATTCTTCGCTAAAAATATTTTAACGCAACCTGCTTTTATGATTGGTACCATTGTTTTGATTGGATATATTCTATTAAAACGACCTTGGTATGACTGCTTAGCGGGATTTTTAAAAGCAACTTGTGGGTATTTAATCCTGGCTGTAGGTTCTGGTGGATTAGTTAAAAACTTCCGACCGATCTTAGTAGGATTAAAGGATCGTTTTAATTTATCAGCGATGGTTATTGACCCATATTTTGGACAAAATGCTGTGACTGAAGGGGTAGAACCTACTTTTGGACGTATTTTTGGGGATGTCATGCTCTTATTGTTAATTGCGTTCATTGTTAATATTATCGTAGTACGTTTTAATCGCATTACAAAATTACGTGCTTTATTTACAACAGGTAATGTGCAAGTACAACAAGCTTCTACAGCTTTCTGGTTAATGTTATTTTGCTACCCAATGATGGGACGGTGGCAAGTTTTAGTGATTATGTCCATTATTCTTGGTTTATATTGGGCAGTAGGTTCTAATTTAACGATTGGTATTTGCCAAGACTTAACGGATGGTGGGGGCTTTGCGGTTGCTCACCAACAAATGTTTGGGTTGACTTTCTTTGCTAAATTGGCGGAGAAATTTAAGCCAAAAGATGGTAAAGAAGTGAAACGTATGGAGGATGTTCAACTTCCAGGTTGGCTATCTATTTTCAATGAAAATATGGTGTCAACTTCTATCTTAATGTTACTCTTCTTTGGAATTATTCTTGCTGTGTTAGGAAAACCATATTTGGTGCAGTTAAAAGCTTTGAAACCTGATAAAAACTTTTTCTTCTACATTGTTGAAACGTGTTTGAATTTTGCAGTTTACCTTACTATTTTGCAATTAGGGGTACGAACCTTCGTTGGAGAATTAACAGAATCCTTCCAAGGAATTTCCAATACTATCCTTCCAGGAGCTGTACCAGGAATCGATATTGCAGCAACCTTTGCATTTGGGTCACCAAACGCTTCTACGATTGGATTCTTATCAGGTGCTATCGGGCAATTCTTAGTGATCACCTTATTGATTCTCTTAAAATCTCCAACAATTGTTATTGCCGGATTTATTCCAGTCTTCTTCGACAATGCGGCAATCGGTGTATTTGCTAATAATCGTGGTGGGTATAAGGCTGCTTTGGTCTTACCATTCTTCTCAGGAATTATTCAAGTAGCAGGGTCTGCTGTTTTTGCTACCTGGATTGGCCTCTCTAGATTTGGAGGATATTTAGGAATGCTTGACTGGGCAACCGTATGGCCAGGATTCACCATTATTATGAAGTTGTTAGGCTTTGCAGGTATTGCAGTGGTTATTGCAATTTTACTTGCTATACCGCAATTACAATATCGTCGGAATCCTGAAGGCTACTTCATGCAAGTAGAAGATTATGAACAATACAAAGAAAAATTTCAAAAAAATTAA
- a CDS encoding L-ribulose-5-phosphate 3-epimerase, giving the protein MVSLGIYEKALPKGITWLQRLQMAKKLGFDFVEMSIDETDERLARLEWTKEERREVVEAMYESGLRIFSICLSGHRRYPFGSADPKKREKALDMMQKAIDLAVDLGVRNIQLAGYDVYYEEKTLTSRAYFMENLQKAVHMAAEKQVMLSIEIMDDPFINSITKFNAIKRTIHSPWLQVYPDLGNISAWSGNDVGAELELGIDEIVACHVKDTLNVTENFPGKFKEVRFGAGDVDFLGCFKTLKRLNYNGTFMIEMWSETSEHPEEEIQKAKDYVLPFMREAGFHV; this is encoded by the coding sequence TTGGTCAGTTTAGGTATTTATGAAAAAGCACTTCCTAAAGGCATTACCTGGTTACAACGGTTACAAATGGCAAAAAAATTAGGCTTTGATTTTGTGGAAATGTCCATTGATGAGACGGATGAACGTCTTGCGCGATTAGAGTGGACGAAAGAAGAACGGCGAGAAGTAGTCGAAGCGATGTATGAAAGTGGTCTTCGCATCTTTTCGATATGTTTGAGTGGCCATCGGCGTTATCCTTTTGGATCCGCAGACCCTAAAAAACGAGAAAAAGCTTTAGATATGATGCAAAAAGCGATTGATTTGGCAGTTGATTTAGGGGTTAGAAATATCCAGTTGGCAGGATACGATGTTTATTATGAAGAAAAAACACTGACTTCACGCGCTTATTTTATGGAAAATCTACAAAAAGCTGTACATATGGCAGCTGAAAAACAAGTGATGTTGTCTATTGAGATTATGGATGATCCCTTTATTAATTCGATTACGAAATTCAATGCCATTAAACGCACCATCCACTCCCCATGGCTGCAAGTCTATCCGGATTTAGGGAATATATCCGCTTGGTCAGGCAATGATGTCGGTGCCGAGCTCGAACTAGGCATTGATGAAATTGTGGCATGTCATGTCAAGGACACTTTAAATGTCACAGAAAACTTCCCAGGTAAATTTAAAGAAGTCCGTTTTGGGGCAGGAGATGTTGACTTTTTAGGCTGTTTTAAGACCTTAAAACGATTGAATTATAACGGAACTTTTATGATTGAGATGTGGTCAGAAACTTCAGAGCATCCAGAAGAAGAAATTCAAAAAGCAAAAGATTATGTCTTACCATTTATGAGAGAGGCGGGCTTCCATGTCTAA
- a CDS encoding PTS sugar transporter subunit IIA — protein sequence MLQYFYDHRLIHYSPKTPDTWQEAIRISCQALKEAHLVTDQYADAIIQCVEDNGPYIVIVPGIAMPHAMADNPGVLGTGISFTKFEDPVTFMDEKTGEKHQATLFFTLAAKNSDEHLKNIQNLMDLLMDEELVEQLKETHSLKDYQQLLEKSKI from the coding sequence ATGCTCCAGTATTTCTATGACCATCGTCTCATTCATTACTCCCCTAAGACACCTGATACTTGGCAAGAAGCCATTCGAATATCTTGTCAAGCTCTTAAAGAAGCTCATTTAGTAACTGATCAATATGCGGACGCTATTATTCAATGTGTTGAGGATAATGGCCCCTATATTGTAATTGTTCCAGGAATAGCTATGCCTCATGCCATGGCGGATAATCCAGGAGTATTAGGAACAGGGATTAGCTTTACTAAATTTGAAGATCCAGTGACTTTTATGGATGAAAAAACAGGAGAAAAACATCAGGCTACTTTATTCTTCACGTTAGCTGCTAAAAATTCAGATGAACATTTGAAAAATATCCAAAATTTAATGGATTTATTAATGGATGAAGAACTTGTTGAACAACTTAAAGAGACACATTCATTAAAAGATTATCAACAATTATTAGAGAAATCAAAAATTTAA
- a CDS encoding sugar-binding transcriptional regulator — protein MNNRKQLIEVAQLYYYHQMTQNDIAKQCGISRIKVSRMLQRARDLGIVSITINDSPSYEQLEKTLEESFDLQKVLICDNVSNDVRVDLAQKAGGYLNSILQPGDIVAVGWGRTLEELSKYCYGNLGKDTMFTPLIGGHGVTNFNVHASTIANRLAENYMATASSLMAPAFALTQSAANMYQNDPTIKHTLGLAKKANITIFSVGTPTDGDTTIQSTGYLSPNEINLIQSSKAACDIVSIIFIDPMGYEILPELAQRRISVSRETFEGIDKKICIAGGKKKHLSIFAALNGGYFDELVTDLETAQYLIAQI, from the coding sequence ATGAACAACCGTAAACAGCTCATCGAAGTGGCTCAGCTCTACTATTATCATCAAATGACGCAAAATGACATTGCTAAACAATGCGGAATTTCTCGTATCAAAGTTTCCAGAATGCTTCAACGCGCTCGTGATTTAGGAATTGTCTCCATTACGATTAACGATTCTCCCTCCTACGAACAACTAGAAAAGACATTAGAGGAATCTTTTGATTTACAAAAAGTCTTGATCTGCGATAATGTATCCAATGACGTTCGGGTTGATCTTGCTCAAAAAGCAGGTGGATATCTGAATTCTATTCTTCAACCAGGAGATATTGTTGCTGTGGGGTGGGGACGTACACTTGAAGAACTCTCTAAATATTGTTATGGCAATTTGGGAAAAGATACTATGTTTACTCCCCTTATAGGCGGGCATGGGGTGACAAATTTTAACGTGCACGCTAGTACGATTGCTAACCGTTTAGCAGAAAACTATATGGCTACTGCCTCTTCCTTGATGGCCCCAGCTTTTGCTCTCACCCAATCTGCTGCGAATATGTATCAAAATGACCCCACAATTAAACACACTCTCGGTCTGGCAAAAAAAGCTAATATTACCATTTTTAGCGTAGGAACTCCTACTGATGGCGATACAACAATCCAATCTACTGGCTACCTTTCGCCTAACGAAATTAATTTGATCCAATCCTCAAAAGCCGCTTGTGATATCGTTTCCATTATTTTCATCGATCCCATGGGCTATGAAATACTTCCTGAGCTCGCTCAACGCCGTATTTCTGTTTCTAGAGAAACTTTTGAAGGTATTGATAAAAAGATCTGTATCGCAGGTGGTAAAAAGAAACACCTCAGTATTTTTGCTGCTTTAAATGGTGGCTATTTTGATGAACTAGTCACTGACTTAGAAACTGCCCAATATCTCATTGCCCAAATATAA
- a CDS encoding PTS sugar transporter subunit IIB, translating into MRVLVSCANGSGTSLMLQRSAEKALKELGFTITSIHHTSISEGKSTARNYDVVFTPLNFVNMFDQAVKQGVTVIGVQNVMSAKEVKEKVEQSELMSKK; encoded by the coding sequence ATGAGAGTTTTAGTATCTTGCGCGAATGGATCTGGGACAAGTTTAATGTTACAAAGAAGTGCTGAAAAAGCGTTGAAAGAATTAGGCTTTACTATTACTTCCATTCATCATACGTCTATTTCTGAAGGGAAAAGTACAGCTAGAAATTACGACGTGGTGTTTACACCACTTAACTTTGTAAATATGTTTGATCAAGCGGTTAAACAAGGAGTTACCGTTATTGGAGTTCAAAATGTAATGTCCGCTAAAGAAGTGAAAGAAAAAGTAGAACAAAGTGAATTAATGTCTAAAAAATAA
- a CDS encoding PTS mannose/fructose/sorbose transporter subunit IIC, whose protein sequence is MEVSMTQLILLFIFSCISGAGSVLDEFQTHRPLIACTVVGLILGDITTGIILGGTLELIALGWMNIGAAQSPDPALASIISTILVILGKQSIESGIAIALPVAAAGQVLTVLARSITIVFQHAADKAAENADFTKIKFLHFSALIVQALRVAIPATLVAKYISTDVVTNLLDSIPDVITGGLTVAGGFIVVVGYAMILNMMSVNYLMPFFFLGFVLSAYLKFSLFSYGIIGIILAAIYVHLNPRYLNYSNVTNKQLTENDDELED, encoded by the coding sequence ATGGAAGTATCGATGACGCAATTAATTTTACTGTTTATATTTTCTTGTATTTCTGGTGCAGGTAGCGTTTTGGATGAATTTCAAACGCACAGACCTTTAATCGCTTGTACAGTAGTCGGATTGATTTTAGGTGACATAACGACGGGAATAATTTTAGGAGGAACGTTAGAGTTAATTGCTCTTGGTTGGATGAATATTGGTGCTGCTCAATCTCCTGATCCCGCTTTAGCTAGCATCATATCAACAATATTAGTTATTTTAGGAAAACAAAGCATTGAATCAGGAATAGCTATTGCTCTTCCGGTAGCAGCTGCTGGACAAGTATTAACGGTGTTAGCCCGTTCTATAACTATAGTTTTCCAACACGCAGCAGATAAAGCAGCTGAAAATGCGGATTTTACAAAAATAAAATTTCTACATTTTTCTGCATTGATTGTTCAAGCTTTGAGGGTAGCTATTCCTGCAACACTTGTTGCTAAATATATTAGTACAGATGTAGTTACAAATTTATTAGACTCTATTCCAGATGTTATAACAGGAGGGTTAACAGTAGCTGGAGGGTTCATTGTTGTAGTTGGATACGCTATGATTTTAAATATGATGAGTGTTAATTATTTAATGCCGTTTTTCTTCTTAGGATTTGTACTAAGCGCATATCTAAAATTTAGTTTATTTTCATATGGAATAATTGGAATAATCCTTGCTGCTATTTATGTTCATTTAAATCCTAGATATTTGAATTATTCAAATGTAACAAATAAACAACTAACAGAAAATGACGATGAGTTGGAAGATTAG
- the ulaG gene encoding L-ascorbate 6-phosphate lactonase yields MANFAKNINEITKEMWLKNTFPEWGTWLNEEIAAAEVPEKTLSMWWLGNMGIWIKSDHGTNVVIDMWNQTGKQTIGSGQMKKGHQMMRMSGVRNLQPNRRNQPFVIDPFEVKDIDVLCVTHSHSDHLDQTTAAVVTKNCPNAIFVGPQDVADKWISWGVPEDRIVVLHPHESVKVKDVEVIGLESFDRTMLLTVDDPEESLKGKPVRDMNELALNYLVKTEGGSVYHAGDSHYSNMYVKHGKEYDVDIACVAYGENPIGITDKLTSSDVLKVGEALQAKVVIPTHYDIWTNFMADPKEILYLWKYRKDRMNYKFQPFVWQVGGRYDYPGDTDHFEYMYDRGFHDAFDYENDLPYDAFL; encoded by the coding sequence ATGGCAAATTTTGCAAAGAATATTAATGAAATCACAAAGGAAATGTGGTTAAAGAATACTTTCCCGGAATGGGGGACTTGGTTGAATGAAGAAATTGCCGCTGCTGAAGTTCCAGAAAAGACCCTCTCTATGTGGTGGCTAGGGAATATGGGAATTTGGATTAAATCTGATCATGGAACAAATGTTGTGATCGATATGTGGAATCAAACAGGAAAGCAAACGATTGGTTCTGGTCAAATGAAGAAAGGCCATCAAATGATGCGGATGTCAGGCGTTCGAAATTTACAACCAAATCGTCGAAACCAACCATTTGTTATTGATCCTTTTGAAGTAAAGGATATTGATGTTCTATGTGTCACCCATTCTCATTCTGATCATTTGGATCAAACAACAGCTGCAGTGGTTACTAAAAACTGCCCAAATGCTATCTTTGTTGGTCCACAAGATGTTGCGGATAAATGGATAAGCTGGGGTGTTCCTGAAGATCGAATTGTTGTGTTACATCCACATGAAAGTGTAAAAGTCAAAGATGTAGAGGTGATTGGATTAGAGTCTTTTGATCGGACGATGTTACTTACAGTGGATGATCCTGAGGAATCTCTCAAAGGAAAACCAGTTCGGGATATGAATGAGCTCGCCTTGAACTACTTGGTGAAAACAGAAGGTGGATCCGTTTATCATGCAGGAGATTCTCATTATTCTAATATGTATGTAAAACATGGGAAAGAATATGATGTTGATATTGCTTGTGTGGCTTATGGTGAAAACCCAATAGGAATTACAGATAAATTGACCTCTTCAGATGTTTTGAAAGTTGGAGAAGCTTTACAAGCTAAAGTTGTGATTCCTACCCACTATGACATCTGGACAAACTTTATGGCAGATCCTAAAGAAATTCTTTATCTTTGGAAATATCGTAAAGATCGGATGAATTATAAATTCCAACCATTTGTTTGGCAAGTAGGGGGGCGTTACGATTATCCAGGAGATACCGATCATTTCGAATACATGTATGATCGCGGCTTCCATGACGCTTTCGATTATGAAAATGATCTTCCTTACGATGCCTTCTTATAA
- a CDS encoding PTS sugar transporter subunit IIA — protein MFGIVIATDGKFAEGLKDASEVIFGPSKQLEAMGLHLGDNVETFGQTIQKAVLSVNQGEGILVLVDVKGASPYNQSLLAQHQLQDQIEGGVSYDFGCEFADAFGSFKSTIDWY, from the coding sequence GTGTTTGGAATTGTCATTGCAACCGATGGAAAATTTGCGGAAGGTTTAAAAGATGCGTCTGAAGTTATTTTTGGGCCTAGCAAACAATTAGAAGCTATGGGTCTTCATCTAGGAGACAATGTAGAAACCTTTGGACAAACAATTCAAAAAGCCGTCCTATCTGTCAATCAAGGCGAAGGTATACTGGTTTTAGTGGATGTTAAAGGCGCGAGTCCTTATAATCAATCTTTGTTGGCACAACACCAGTTACAAGATCAGATTGAAGGGGGAGTATCGTATGATTTCGGGTGTGAATTTGCCGATGCTTTTGGAAGCTTTAAATCAACGATTGATTGGTACTAG
- a CDS encoding DeoR/GlpR family DNA-binding transcription regulator gives MKNSAKNIYRRHEYIEALLQEADKNKLSVTELASLCGVSLMTIRRDLSTLENMGIVTRFHGFACLNHHYKFKDNSPMNSNIEKIKMSIGHMVANFIHSGDTIFINTSSTALYTLDHLSNKSVDIITNNLRIHEQIHKNSLNPSSTVLITGGELRLPKEALTGSLAEEAVGRVISDVAVIGCSGFSLKNGITTSNANESKINRIMIEQTQGKVIVVADYRKINNDSSFFVANADCVDILITDEFSDCEAINEMKKAGMQVIQANVDFNISKKDTHSSLVLDIH, from the coding sequence ATGAAAAATTCAGCCAAAAACATCTATCGGCGTCATGAATATATTGAAGCTCTTCTTCAAGAAGCAGATAAAAACAAATTATCCGTCACCGAGCTCGCTTCTCTTTGTGGCGTTTCTCTCATGACAATCCGTCGAGATCTATCTACCCTTGAAAATATGGGCATTGTTACTCGTTTTCACGGCTTTGCTTGTCTTAATCATCATTATAAATTCAAAGATAACTCCCCTATGAATTCCAATATTGAAAAAATTAAAATGTCAATTGGCCATATGGTAGCTAATTTCATTCACTCAGGAGATACTATCTTTATAAACACAAGTTCTACTGCGTTGTATACCTTAGATCATTTATCTAATAAATCAGTAGATATTATTACAAATAACCTTCGTATTCATGAACAAATTCACAAAAATTCTTTAAATCCTTCTTCTACAGTTCTTATAACAGGCGGTGAATTACGTTTACCTAAAGAAGCCTTAACCGGTTCCTTAGCTGAAGAAGCTGTTGGGAGAGTCATCAGTGATGTTGCGGTGATTGGTTGTTCAGGATTTAGTTTAAAAAACGGAATTACCACAAGTAACGCTAATGAATCCAAAATTAATCGAATCATGATTGAACAAACTCAAGGAAAAGTAATCGTTGTTGCGGACTATCGAAAAATTAATAACGACTCTTCTTTCTTTGTAGCAAATGCAGATTGCGTGGATATTCTAATAACGGACGAATTTTCAGATTGTGAAGCAATTAATGAAATGAAGAAAGCAGGTATGCAAGTTATTCAAGCTAATGTTGACTTTAATATTTCTAAAAAAGATACCCACTCTTCTCTTGTTCTAGATATCCACTAA
- a CDS encoding 3-keto-L-gulonate-6-phosphate decarboxylase UlaD: MSLPKLQIACDHNDLASALADIKAVGDVVDIIEAGTILLLQDGAEVVRCFRALYPDKLIVADPKCADAGGTVAKNLKEAGANFMTCICSATIPTMKAAAKEVDEVQVELYGDWTYDQAQAWLDAGIHQAIYHQSRDALLAGETWGEKDLTKVKKLVDMGFKVSVTGGLKVEILDLFKGVEVYTFIAGRGITQAEDPKQAAIDFQNKIKEIWG, translated from the coding sequence ATGAGTTTACCAAAATTACAAATAGCGTGTGATCATAATGATTTAGCGAGTGCCCTGGCAGATATTAAAGCCGTAGGAGACGTTGTAGATATTATTGAAGCAGGGACAATTCTTTTGTTACAAGACGGCGCAGAAGTTGTCCGGTGTTTTAGAGCCTTGTATCCAGATAAATTAATTGTAGCGGATCCTAAATGTGCAGATGCCGGGGGAACGGTTGCTAAAAATTTGAAAGAAGCCGGGGCAAACTTTATGACCTGTATTTGTTCAGCCACGATTCCAACCATGAAAGCTGCGGCGAAAGAAGTCGATGAAGTTCAAGTGGAACTTTATGGAGACTGGACCTATGATCAAGCGCAAGCTTGGTTAGATGCAGGCATCCATCAAGCGATTTATCATCAAAGCCGAGACGCACTTCTTGCTGGAGAAACTTGGGGAGAAAAGGATCTCACAAAAGTCAAGAAATTAGTGGATATGGGCTTTAAAGTATCCGTTACTGGCGGATTAAAAGTTGAGATTTTGGATCTCTTTAAAGGGGTAGAGGTTTACACATTTATTGCAGGGCGTGGGATTACCCAAGCAGAAGATCCCAAACAAGCAGCGATAGATTTCCAAAATAAAATTAAAGAGATCTGGGGTTAA
- a CDS encoding PTS sugar transporter subunit IIA gives MFNIILMGHGELGITMKKSAEMIVGKQKAVKTIPFYEGEGIETLEEKIEKANNNKENDLLIVCDLYGGTPFNSACSYCLKHKDQNIIILSGMSLPMVIQILLGNNSKSIIDVINDIEKDKQLYIKTYMWKVEKTLNNSEGDDL, from the coding sequence TTGTTTAACATTATATTAATGGGACACGGAGAATTAGGAATAACAATGAAAAAATCTGCTGAAATGATTGTTGGAAAGCAAAAAGCAGTTAAAACAATACCTTTTTATGAAGGAGAGGGGATAGAGACTCTAGAAGAAAAAATAGAAAAAGCAAATAATAATAAAGAAAATGATTTATTAATAGTGTGTGATTTATACGGAGGGACTCCATTTAATTCTGCATGTTCGTATTGTTTAAAACATAAAGATCAAAATATTATAATTTTGTCCGGTATGTCATTACCTATGGTTATTCAAATTTTATTAGGAAATAATTCAAAGTCAATTATTGATGTTATTAACGATATTGAAAAAGACAAGCAATTATATATAAAAACATATATGTGGAAAGTAGAAAAAACGTTAAACAATTCTGAAGGGGATGATTTATAA
- a CDS encoding PTS system mannose/fructose/N-acetylgalactosamine-transporter subunit IIB, whose product MEIRLARIDDRLIHGQVALVWSKESGANRIIVISDKVANDEIRSTLVKQAAPPGIKVNVVSVEKAGRVFKNPKYESEKVFLLFENPEDVVRSIKEGIDITILNVGGMQYKDGKLRVSKAVFVNHDDIKNFDILHEQGVTLDGRVVASDPKLDFYDELTKIKIREEI is encoded by the coding sequence ATGGAAATACGACTTGCTCGAATAGATGATAGGTTAATTCATGGTCAAGTGGCTTTAGTATGGTCTAAAGAATCAGGAGCCAATAGGATTATAGTTATAAGTGATAAAGTGGCTAATGATGAAATACGATCAACGTTAGTTAAACAGGCGGCTCCTCCAGGAATAAAAGTAAATGTTGTTAGTGTAGAAAAAGCAGGTAGAGTATTTAAAAATCCAAAGTATGAGTCAGAAAAAGTGTTCTTATTGTTTGAAAACCCAGAAGATGTTGTTAGATCGATTAAAGAGGGGATTGATATAACCATATTAAATGTTGGAGGGATGCAGTATAAAGATGGAAAACTTCGTGTAAGTAAAGCGGTATTTGTCAATCATGACGATATAAAAAATTTTGATATTTTGCATGAACAAGGTGTTACATTAGATGGAAGAGTAGTAGCTAGTGACCCTAAGTTAGATTTTTATGATGAATTAACTAAAATAAAAATTAGAGAGGAAATTTGA
- the araD gene encoding L-ribulose-5-phosphate 4-epimerase AraD: protein MSKEEMIREMKERVCAANLKLPEYGLVTLTWGNVAEVNREIGVIVIKPSGVPYETMTPEDMVVTDLEGNVLEKESLRPSSDLPTDVVLFREFPEIIGITHTHSVQGVAWAQAGRDVPVYGTTHADNFYGCIPCTRDLTQEEVEEAYEENTGKVIVETFRDRKIDPIAVPGVLVRNHGTFSWGNSAMKSVEVGKVIETVCEMAERTENLRRQAGEPIPQHYLDKHYYRKHGKNAYYGQK, encoded by the coding sequence ATGTCTAAAGAAGAAATGATTCGTGAGATGAAAGAAAGAGTCTGTGCAGCTAATTTAAAATTGCCAGAGTATGGCTTAGTCACGCTGACTTGGGGAAATGTCGCAGAAGTAAATCGAGAGATCGGTGTGATTGTGATTAAACCCTCAGGGGTCCCTTATGAAACCATGACGCCTGAAGATATGGTCGTGACAGATTTAGAAGGGAACGTTCTAGAAAAAGAAAGTTTAAGGCCGTCTTCAGATCTCCCTACGGATGTGGTTTTATTTAGAGAATTTCCAGAAATTATAGGAATTACGCATACACATAGTGTTCAAGGGGTAGCATGGGCACAAGCAGGACGTGACGTTCCGGTTTATGGGACCACGCATGCGGATAATTTTTATGGGTGCATTCCCTGTACGCGTGATTTAACACAAGAAGAAGTGGAAGAAGCCTATGAAGAAAACACGGGAAAAGTCATTGTAGAGACATTCCGTGACCGCAAGATTGATCCAATAGCCGTACCGGGCGTTTTGGTTAGAAATCATGGGACTTTTTCTTGGGGAAATAGTGCAATGAAATCTGTAGAAGTTGGGAAAGTCATTGAAACAGTTTGTGAGATGGCAGAACGAACAGAAAATTTAAGGCGACAAGCTGGCGAGCCTATCCCGCAACATTATTTGGATAAACATTATTACCGAAAACATGGTAAAAATGCCTATTATGGGCAAAAATAA
- a CDS encoding sugar-binding transcriptional regulator, with the protein MKNKYNLKYVVFIDESDKQASYKEVNHLFSSILHDNMIVGLSWGRAMALLPKYLSSARFSNITCIPLIGGPSGIVDSSFHVNTIVYNVASSLHANSLLLDAPAFPNNDNVKKLLLDDPFCNKIFTYWKKMDIAIFGIGSPLIQKSTRWKEFYKNNTLNNIKTNIVAGDIVSRFFDKNGHQLKSPLDNSIIGIELEQLKKIPMKICIATTSDKLTAIQAAIKGNLIDALIINEDLGLQLL; encoded by the coding sequence ATAAAAAATAAATATAATTTAAAATATGTTGTTTTTATAGATGAATCTGATAAACAAGCCTCATATAAAGAAGTAAATCACTTATTTTCTTCTATTCTTCACGATAACATGATAGTTGGGCTTTCATGGGGGAGAGCTATGGCTCTTTTGCCTAAATACTTATCTTCTGCCCGTTTTAGTAATATCACTTGTATTCCATTAATTGGTGGTCCTTCTGGAATAGTGGACAGTTCTTTTCACGTTAATACAATTGTTTATAACGTAGCTTCATCACTACATGCAAATTCTTTACTATTAGACGCTCCCGCTTTTCCAAATAATGACAATGTTAAAAAGCTTTTATTAGACGATCCATTTTGTAATAAAATATTTACTTATTGGAAAAAAATGGATATTGCTATATTCGGAATAGGGAGCCCATTGATTCAAAAGTCTACTAGATGGAAAGAATTTTATAAAAATAATACATTAAATAATATAAAAACAAATATTGTAGCAGGAGACATCGTGTCCAGATTCTTTGATAAAAACGGGCACCAACTAAAATCACCATTAGACAATTCTATTATCGGTATCGAATTGGAACAATTAAAAAAAATACCTATGAAAATTTGCATTGCTACAACTTCTGACAAATTAACAGCCATACAAGCAGCTATTAAAGGAAATCTTATTGACGCTTTAATAATTAATGAAGACCTTGGCTTACAACTTTTATAA